The Opitutus sp. ER46 genome has a window encoding:
- a CDS encoding ABC transporter ATP-binding protein, whose amino-acid sequence MIEVDHLAKSYGNFPAVRELSFTVRPGEVLGLVGPNGAGKTTTLRCLAGIVPYQGGTVRIAGHDMARDPVAAKRALAFFPDEPRLFEYLTVRQHLGFVARLYGVPDHEDVARPLLEELEIADKADQLPSELSRGMKQKLAIACGLLHGPQVMFFDEPLTGLDPLGIRRMKDSIIKRAQAGATIVLSSHLLHLLEEVCSHVLILKRGEKIAAGSLPEVAAQFSNGEADVNLEDVFIRATGGSES is encoded by the coding sequence ATGATCGAGGTGGATCACCTGGCCAAGTCTTACGGGAACTTTCCCGCCGTGCGGGAGCTGTCGTTTACGGTGCGCCCCGGCGAGGTGCTGGGCCTGGTCGGGCCGAACGGCGCCGGCAAGACCACGACGCTGCGCTGTCTGGCGGGCATCGTGCCGTACCAGGGCGGCACGGTGCGGATCGCGGGCCACGACATGGCGCGGGACCCGGTCGCGGCGAAGCGCGCGCTGGCCTTCTTCCCCGACGAGCCGCGGCTGTTTGAATACCTCACCGTGCGGCAGCACCTCGGGTTTGTGGCGCGGCTCTACGGCGTGCCCGACCACGAGGACGTCGCCCGCCCGCTGCTCGAGGAACTGGAGATCGCCGACAAGGCCGACCAGCTCCCGAGCGAGCTTTCGCGCGGCATGAAGCAGAAGCTGGCGATCGCCTGCGGGCTGTTGCATGGGCCGCAGGTGATGTTCTTCGACGAGCCGCTGACCGGGCTCGATCCGCTCGGCATCCGGCGCATGAAAGACTCGATCATCAAGCGCGCGCAGGCCGGCGCGACGATCGTGCTCAGTTCCCACCTGCTGCACCTGCTGGAGGAGGTCTGCTCGCACGTGCTCATCCTGAAGCGGGGCGAGAAGATTGCCGCCGGTTCGCTGCCGGAGGTGGCCGCGCAATTCAGCAACGGAGAGGCGGACGTGAACCTCGAGGACGTGTTCATCCGCGCGACCGGCGGAAGCGAAAGCTGA